Within Thermus filiformis, the genomic segment TTCTGCTGGCCCTGGAAGGTTTGGGCTACCCGCCTGGGAAGGGGACGCGGGCCCTCGCCCATGGCCTGGCCAACCTGGCCGCCGACCTGGCGGTGAACGGGGACCTGGGGGCGGCGGGCTTCCAGCTCCCCTCCGGTGCGTTCCTCCCGAAGAACTTCGGCCTGGAGCCCCATCTCACCACGGAGGCCTACGCGGACATCCTGCTGCGCCTCGTGCCCCCTTACAAGAAAGAGAAAGGTGAGGAGACGGGTGGAGAAGAGCGGGACCAAGGTTCTGAGGGGGAGCGGGACCAGCGAGAGGGCGGAGAGGGGGAAGGGAATGGGGGCAAAGACGAGGGGAGTGGGGAAGGAACAGGCCAGGGCTCTAAGGGAGGCGGGGAAGAAAGTCGGGGGAAAGAAGGGGAAGGGAAGCGAGAAGGTGAGGAAGGGAAGGGTGGACCGGGGGCTCAGAAAGGGGAAGGTGGGGACACGGGTGGAAAAGGGCAGGACCAGGGTTCTGAGGAGGAGCCGGACCAGCCAGAGGGGGGAAAGGGAGACAAAGATGGGAATGAGGGCGGTGGGCAAGCAACAGGTGGGGGAGCAACAGGCCAGGGTTCTGAGGGAGGCTGGGCAGAAAGCCGTGGGAAGAAAGGGGAAGGGAAGCGGGCGGGCGAGGGAGGGGAGGACGGACCGGAGGCTCGGGGGCTCCCTGACCCGGCCTCGAGGCTACCGGGAGACCTCCGCCGGGCCCTCGAGGGACTCCTGAGGGACCTCTTCCCTGGACCGGGCCCGGAGGCGACGGAGGGGTTAGACGAGGAGGCCCCGGGGCTTTCCGAGGCTTGGGGGCAGGTGGTGCGGCGCCAGGTGGCCACGGAGGTCGTGAAGGTCCTCCGGCACACAAAGACCCGGGGAGACGTGCCCCTGGGCCTGGCGCGCTGGGCGGAGGAGCTCCTCAGTCCCAAGGTGCGCTGGGAGGGCCTCCTCCGCCAGGCCGTCCACCGGGAGCTGGTCACCCTGCGCCAGCGTCGCCTTCCCAGCTACAGCGTTGCCCACCGCCGGAGCGAGGAGCTCTACCCCTTCCTCATCCCCGGCCGCTACGGCTACAAGCCCAAGGTGGCGGTGGTGGTGGACACCTCGGGGAGCGTGAGCGACCGGATGCTGGCCCAGGCCCTGGCGGAGGTGCGGCGCATGGTGCGTCAGGGGGCCAGGGTTTGGGTCTACTCCGTGGACGCCGCGGTCCACCATGTGGAGCGCCTCTTCCGGCCCGACCAGATCAAGGCCCTCTACGGGGGTGGGGGCACGGACATGGGGGTGGGTCTGGAACGGGCCCTGGCCGACGGCCACGACCTGATCGTGGTCCTGACGGACGGCTACACCCCGTGGCCTGGCTCCCCGCCCCGGGCCCGGGTGGTGGTGGGCCTCTTCTACAAGCAGGGAACGCCCCCACCGCCACCTCCCTGGGCCAAGGTGGTCCTCATCCCCGTGGAGTGAAGAGAAGACTGCCCGCCCTGCCCGGCGCTTTGGAGCAAGCGGGGGCCCCGGGAGGGCCCCAGGGCCCCGCCTTCCCTGGTTGGGGCTAGAACCCCTCCTCCTCTTCCTCGTCTATTTGCAAGTCCAAGGGGAGATGCTCCATGGCCATGTGGAACCTTTCCTCCGAGTCCATCTGGGAGGCGAAGGCTATCTGGCGGCGGTGGAGCCGCTCCGCCCTCCTGGGGTCAAACGCCTTCTGCAGCCTCTCCACCCGCTCCTCAAAGGCCTCGAGGGCCTGGGCCAGGGCCTCTCCCCGCTCGGTCTGGGGAAGCTCCCCCAGGAGCTCCTTTAGCGCACGGGACTCCTCCAGCCAAAGCTTTGCCTTCTCCGGCCGGTCCACCTCCTCCCGCAAAAGCGCCCGCCCCTTCTGGAACACCCACTCCTGCCGCACCCGCTGCCAGGCCTCGCTCCCCTCCGGGGCGGGCTCGGGCAGGGGCAGGTAGTGGGAGAGGGTCTTCCCCGGCAGCCGCTCCCCCACCTCCAGGACCTCCTTCTCCGACACGGGGGGCCTTACCCGCAGGAGGAGGTGGCGCCGCTCCCCAGGCGCGAAGGGGCCCAGGTGGCGCAGCTCATCCCGCCTCCGGACCCAGACCCCCAGGTTCACCGGCCCCTTGAGGAAGGCCAGCTCCTCCTCCAGGGCCGAGCGCAGGGTCCCCAGGGGGGCGTACCGGTGGGTCCCGCCGCCCTCCAGGGCCATTCCCTCCAGGAGGAAGCGGTCGTAGTCCTCCCCGAAGCCCAGGGTGTAGGTGTAGACCCCCCGCTCCGCCGCCCGCCGCGCCTCCGCGGCCAGGGCTCGAGGATCCCGCAACCCTACGTTGGCCAGACCGTCGGAGAGGAGGAAGACGAACCGGGGCCGGGAGGGGTCCGAAAGGAGCTCCACCCCCGCCTCCCAGCCCGCGTGCAGGGCCGTCATGCCCCCCGCCTCCAGGCCCTTAAGGAAGGCCCGGGCCCCCTTCCTGTCCAAGAACCCTCCCACCAGGACCTCGTCGTTGTAGGCCACCAGGCCCAACCGCCCTTCCTCGGGGAAGGCCTCCAGGAGGGTGAGGGCGGCCGCTTTGGCTTCCTCCAGCTTGTGCCCGCTCATGCTCCCCGATCGGTCCATGACCAGGGCCGCCTCGGGGGCCAGCGGCTTCCCCTTGGGTGCCTTCAGCTCCAGCACCACCCAGTCCTGCCCTTCCACCACCGCCCGTGCCACCTTCAGCTCGAGTCCTTCCTTCCTCGCCATGTTCCCCTCCTTGCAACCCCAGTATGGGGAAGGGGTGCGACACCTAGCGTCGAGAGGCGATGGATTAACCGGCCACTTCACCCTCAGGGGTTAACGGAACTTGCGAAGTCGAGGGTGCCTTCTGCTAAGCTTTTCTTAGGTCAAGTCGCCATTTTTGTGGGTTCCTCTCAGTGTTCCCTTCGGGAAGCAACTTCCATGGCCCTCAGCGGGTCCATGTCCATGTAGCGCTTGAATGCCCAGTCTTCACTCGCCCTCAGCATCACCACCGTGGCCAGGTTCGTCAGGCTCTTCTCGCTCGGGAATACGCCCACCACCCGGGTCCTCCGCTTCACCTCCTTGGAAAGGCGCTCCAGCACAAGAATATGCGACGCTTCCAATGGAAGAGAAACCCACCAAAATGGCGACTTGACTGTATACTACCCACATTCCGCACCCCCTTCACTCCAGCAGGTAATATCGCCCGGCCCCCAGGAGGCGCGCCGCGGTCTCGTGATGGGGAGCCAGGTTGAGGACGAACCACCTGCCCCCCAGCTCCACCAGTCGGACCCACATAAAGAGTTGAAACACCCAGCGCAAGGTGGGCTTGGCTGTGGGTCTCCCCTTCTGGTCCGGCAGGCTGGACCCCGCCTCCCAAAGCCTCCGCCTCAGCGCCCACTCCCCCAGGGCGTACACCAGAAGGGCCAGGGCCATCACCATCCCCAGGGC encodes:
- a CDS encoding vWA domain-containing protein, producing MARKEGLELKVARAVVEGQDWVVLELKAPKGKPLAPEAALVMDRSGSMSGHKLEEAKAAALTLLEAFPEEGRLGLVAYNDEVLVGGFLDRKGARAFLKGLEAGGMTALHAGWEAGVELLSDPSRPRFVFLLSDGLANVGLRDPRALAAEARRAAERGVYTYTLGFGEDYDRFLLEGMALEGGGTHRYAPLGTLRSALEEELAFLKGPVNLGVWVRRRDELRHLGPFAPGERRHLLLRVRPPVSEKEVLEVGERLPGKTLSHYLPLPEPAPEGSEAWQRVRQEWVFQKGRALLREEVDRPEKAKLWLEESRALKELLGELPQTERGEALAQALEAFEERVERLQKAFDPRRAERLHRRQIAFASQMDSEERFHMAMEHLPLDLQIDEEEEEGF
- a CDS encoding DUF2201 family putative metallopeptidase, whose translation is MHPIRRVNAGEGETARFRTARVVLARKWPYLYPALFQAVFVETSAVPTAGVDDRLRIYFNPEWTRTLVNEELLGLLAHEVLHWVRGHTGKRGEALLDTLLLALEGLGYPPGKGTRALAHGLANLAADLAVNGDLGAAGFQLPSGAFLPKNFGLEPHLTTEAYADILLRLVPPYKKEKGEETGGEERDQGSEGERDQREGGEGEGNGGKDEGSGEGTGQGSKGGGEESRGKEGEGKREGEEGKGGPGAQKGEGGDTGGKGQDQGSEEEPDQPEGGKGDKDGNEGGGQATGGGATGQGSEGGWAESRGKKGEGKRAGEGGEDGPEARGLPDPASRLPGDLRRALEGLLRDLFPGPGPEATEGLDEEAPGLSEAWGQVVRRQVATEVVKVLRHTKTRGDVPLGLARWAEELLSPKVRWEGLLRQAVHRELVTLRQRRLPSYSVAHRRSEELYPFLIPGRYGYKPKVAVVVDTSGSVSDRMLAQALAEVRRMVRQGARVWVYSVDAAVHHVERLFRPDQIKALYGGGGTDMGVGLERALADGHDLIVVLTDGYTPWPGSPPRARVVVGLFYKQGTPPPPPPWAKVVLIPVE
- a CDS encoding transposase: MLERLSKEVKRRTRVVGVFPSEKSLTNLATVVMLRASEDWAFKRYMDMDPLRAMEVASRREH